Below is a window of Camelina sativa cultivar DH55 chromosome 11, Cs, whole genome shotgun sequence DNA.
CCTATACTGAGCTTGTGCAAACATTATTAGTAGGTTATACAAACGATGTCATAGGCAAAAGCTAAAATTTGGTGGTTGGTCTAATATTTTGTCCTAAATGGACAGTAAATTTAGTTGCCCTACATGTTTCTTTTAATGGGTCAAGTCAGGGATATATGCGTTTGTTTTTTCGACAATCAGAAATGTTCTTTTctcttaaatataattttaaagcACAAACCTCTTATTACTCAAAACTATTTGggaattaagaaaaaaggagCGTAAACTATTATATCAACctaacttcatttttttcttgttcaaatatattaatctaaattttatcTCACTTATGTAACTAACAAAACATTTACAATTTTTCATCAAATCTTCAAACATATAATATCCAATcaattttaattgatatttgCCTCGTATGTGTCATGATAAGAAATATAAGCTTGGCGTTGAGGCAAAATTAGGATGATTGACAAATAGAGCAGCTTCATATAAGTCTTCCCAAAGATACCAACTAATTTACTTGGTAAGGCTGATGACACAAAAACGGACCTAAGCTCctaaagatgttgatgatgctTAGGCACAACTTGGCCAAGCTGCTGGCTGCCTAGACACAAACTATCATATTTGCTTAGTAAAAGTAGGTTGGTATGACTTCAAAAATTACtgagtttggtgaaaaatatgtgtGATATTATAGGTGACAAGCATTAAGTAACAAAATTACATGATTAATTGTATTATAATAACGCtgatttcttttcaaaaaaaaaaaattgatgatcaTGGTTAGAATCAGCTTGGTAAAGGCTATCGAGACAATAACATAGTTGTGACCTATGATTTATGACTGAGAGTAGGATACTTTAATTATCATGTATAGAACTTTAATTATCATGTATAGAACTTTAACCTTATAATGAGTAGCTTTCTTATTGTCATTAAAACAATCagaattttcattattattattttcaaaactatcttgtacatattttacattttctcttAAATAATGCATACAcgatagaaaataatataatatatcgTGTTgacaactaatatatatatatatatatgtatatataacataaaaagctttcctaatttttataatatcatCGAACAAGCTTCCTATTGTCgataaatttcaaagaaaactttaaaaatgtatttaaagatttttttattttttaattatgttcttcCTTTTTTGGAGTAAAGTGTTGGgcataattataaataaattctattataattacgatatattctataaataatagagaattatGCATTCTCTATAACATTGAGTCAATACCGACCGTAAGTCGTAACGATGAACACTGAGTCAATATGGGCCGTAACGATAACGGACCGTAACGGTAGGCAATAAGTCAATACGGACCGCAACAGGATATGGCTACCGACATTGTTAAGAGAATATTCGAGTCTATCTCTTGTAGAGAATATTTGAAATGGCTTTATCTCATCTAGAGGGGTTACTTAAATCCAAATCCCATGAGGATTAGGGTAAAAAAACTTATCTATAAAAAGGGAACGGTATCAACATAATACCACATGAAATCGAGAGCGAAACAAGAAACCAGAAGCATAGTCACACGACTCAATTCCAAAGCAAAGCTAAAGTTTCTAAATTGACTCGTTGTGCCTTAAACTCTTGTATTTGAGTTCGATAcattgattaataaaaatgactATTCAACCTCTATTTCTTGTTTCCGTAGTTTCTAAACAAATCTGATTACTTTTGCCCAAACATAAACTTATCGAGTTATCTTTACATAATTATAACATGTAATGTAGGTATGACTGAATCTAATTTTCTTCATGAGAGCAAAAGGGAGATAAGATAAAAGGTGGAAAAAGCCTAAGCTAGGAATATCaagctttttctcttttcctatTCTTTTCCTCCACTATAAAGTATGCAAAATTTTGCCTTCGAGTTAGGGTTAGGATATAAATAATTGAGCTCCGAAAGTCTCCACCTTTCATTGTCCCCACAGCCACCACTTCTCCACTCTAtatatgctttttgtttttgtatattcttTGCATACAAGAAGAAAATACCTTTCTTACTCTTTAATGGAGAATATGCATGGATCTTCACTTTATCTTCTGCACCGAATATGCCTATAAAACCAGATTATTTCATTGAATGCCTTTATTCCTTGACCCAATATATACGTGAATCAATCCACTAATCGATAATATATACAACTTATTCAACTTTATGTATTTTGGGTTAAATGACGATGTTCAAACTTTCATTATAAATCCTTAGCCTTTTACACCATATTTCCCATTTAAATGATTAATTCGACTATAGACCATGCATCCCATGAAAAAGAGTTTTAACACCATACATAGCATTACCCACACCAATTGAATAAAGTTGATTCTTTAGATGAATGAGATAAATAGTGAAATTAGAAGATGAATATAATAGAGATGAGTGgagtataaaacaaaacaatattaagGGAGGGAGGGGGTTTTGAATACGAAAACTTTAAAAAGCTTAACTATTGGTGAAAgttaaaatattagttaaaccttttgataagtttttagaaaatagtaataattaattaaattataaccCTCGAGTGTAGGTTACATGtcttaaaatatttgttgtataccctctaaagaaataaatacagtattattctaatttctaaacgtcttgttatatatatgtccGTCAGAGTATTCCAATTGGAAACATGTATACtcgaagaatatatatacatgatttttttttttttaatcaacaaccaaaaaagattGACTCAAATGAACTCATGTGAGGGATCAGTTCTGAGCGACGCGCCAAATATATCTTAAAGATTTAAGATATTCATTTACTGATGACattacacatatatatcataAGCTTTAAATAAAATCTTGAATTAATTAAAGGAAACAACTTCCATTACCATATGTGTTCTTTAGAAAATGGTGGAAATTACAAaagattcctttttctttttcgttatTTATGCATTGACCTCAGAAACTTTATTAAACTGTTTCAAATCCAACCATTGATAGACGACGGATGGCACAATGTTTGTACACCCACCCCAAGGAAGTCCCGAGTTTgccctcctcctccttcccCTCCTCCATCAACCCTTCTACGTTTCCAGGGGTTGTTCTGTAACTCATCCATTGCAGACGCAACCGTAACGTCATTTCTAGCGTTCTCAGTCTCCTGATCAAGACTATGACTCATTAGTCCAATGTTGTTGTTAGATCCGAACAACGCAAAGAACTTTTCGCCGGCGTCGTAAGTGGTGGTCTGATCTGAAGATTTAAGCGGGAAACTATGAAGATACGTTGAAGGATCGTTGGTAGCCGCCGTTGTCATCGAAGAGGCGCCAATTTCAGCTGCTTTCTGTAGTAACGCTGTTGCCGACATGTTCGCGTTTGCATTTACGTTTGCGTTTTGAGATTGGTCGTTGCTGAACAAAGAAGGGACAGagagagtagtagtagtggtCGAACTTGCGTTTGCGGTTTGTGTAATGAGCTCATCGTGATTATTGTTGTTATCAATGCACTCAGACGCTGCCGCCTTAGCGTTTCCAAAAACCCAGTCGTAGTCTTGCGGTTGCGGTTGAGGCGGCGCCATGTCTTGTCCCATCCATAGGGAGAGGGATGAGGACGACGCAGGTGGCGGCTgaaaatgttgatgatgatggttttgatttgtttgcgGTAGAGGTACAAATGGTTGAAGCGGTGGGATTAGTGTTCCCATGAGATATTGATAGTTGAGATTAAGAGGTCCTGCGGCTCCAGCGGCGGCCAAACCGTTGAGATGAGACGCTGCGTTTATCTTAGCCGTTTCTTCCGCTAAGGCATCGCAAAAAGCTCTATGAGTGATGAAGCTGTCACGCCTGTTTCAACCACAATCAACATTTATATTAACACCTTTTTTTAAGGTTCAGCAGTAAAAGTAGAACGGCTAAGTACAAATTTCCGTAACATCGAATATCGTGTTGACACTTTTTCGGCATATTAAGTAAAAATTAATGTTACCATTTTGAACCATacacgcatatatatatactcgcTTTAGTTATTTGAACATATTATGATATCTAGCTTATGTGTTATATGTTCATCATGGGTATTATAAATTTCCCAAGCGAGAAACTTTACCCTACTTCAAGAAGATATAACAAAACACatagaaaatgacaaaaacatacttataaaacttaatcaaaCTAgatgttgacaaaaacaaagatttaggCACTATAAAGCTACTAAAGAATAGCTTTTCGGACATGATCAATACAAAAGACAAcagtatatatgtgtgtgtgtatttactatttagagAGAGTTCACATGAAGTTTAGTTAAGTTTAATTGTGGggttgatagaaaaaaaaaattgtacctgGAGAATATGGTGCCACAGTCGCAACGGTACTCTCTAGTACCACAAGTCTTGGAATGAGCTTTACAATCAGATTGGACTGCGTATCTCTTGGCACATTTATCGCACTTCCACTTCTTCTCGCCATGTTTCCGGCAGAAATGCTTTTTGATTCCGGTGAGATCGCCTAGAGCTCTAGAGGAGTGATGGTGTACGCATGTCTTCTCGGGGCAAACNNNNNNNNNNNNNNNNNNNNNNNNNNNNNNNNNNNNNNNNNNNNNNNNNNNNNNNNNNNNNNNNNNNNNNNNNNNNNNNNNNNNNNNNNNNNNNNNNNNNNNNNNNNNNNNNNNNNNNNNNNNNNNNNNNNNNNNNNNNNNNNNNNNNNNNNNNNNNNNNNNNNNNNNNNNNNNNNNNNNNNNNNNNNNNNNNNNNNNNNNNNNNNNNNNNNNNNNNNNNNNNNNNNNNNNNNNNNNNNNNNNNNNNNNNNNNNNNNNNNNNNNNNNNNNNNNNNNNNNNNNNNNNNNNNNNNNNNNNNNNNNNNNNNNNNNNNNNNNNNNNNNNNNNNNNNNNNNNNNNNNNNNNNNNNNNNNNNNNNNNNNNNNNNNNNNNNNNNNNNNNNNNNNNNNNNNNNNNNNNNNNNNNNNNNNNNNNNNNNNNNNNNNNNNNNNNNNNNNNNNNNNNNNNNNNNNNNNNNNNNNNNNNNNNNNNNNNNNNNNNNNNNNNNNNNNNNNNNNNNNNNNNNNNNNNNNNNNNNNNNNNNNNNNNNNNNNNNNNNNNNNNNNNNNNNNNNNNNNNNNNNNNNNNNNNNNNNNNNNNNNNNNNNNNNNNNNNNNNNNNNNNNNNNNNNNNNNNNNNNNNNNNNNNNNNNNNNNNNNNNNNNNNNNNNNNNNNNNNNNNNNNNNNNNNNNNNNNNNNNNNNNNNNNNNNNNNNNNNNNNNNNNNNNNNNNNNNNNNNNNNNNNNNNNNNNNNNNNNNNNNNNNNNNNNNNNNNNNNNNNNNNNNNNNNNNNNNNNNNNNNNNNNNNNNNNNNNNNNNNNNNNNNNNNNNNNNNNNNNNNNNNNNNNNNNNNNNNNNNNNNNNNNNNNNNNNNNNNNNNNNNNNNNNNNNNNNNNNNNNNNNNNNNNNNNNNNNNNNNNNNNNNNNNNNNNNNNNNNNNNNNNNNNNNNNNNNNNNNNNNNNNNNNNNNNNNNNNNNNNNNNNNNNNNNNNNNNNNNNNNNNNNNNNNNNNNNNNNNNNNNNNNNNNNNNNNNNNNNNNNNNNNNNNNNNNNNNNNNNNNNNNNNNNNNNNNNNNNNNNNNNNNNNNNNNNNNNNNNNNNNNNNNNNNNNNNNNNNNNNNNNNNNNNNNNNNNNNNNNNNNNNNNNNNNNNNNNNNNNNNNNNNNNNNNNNNNNNNTGGGAGATAAAGCTATCACTTCAGCTTCCGGATCTAAGTGGATCATTTACATTTGTGTGGTTTCAGTTACTAGGTCAAAtaggaaaacaaatttttttgatcGGATCATGCATATGtattttagtcaaaaaaacGTATTTGCTTTTTCTCTATGGggcaaaaataataataaaggagatgtaaatatatattctcatgGAAACCAATAAAAGTTCtaagaaaaaaactcttaatATGGATCATAGAAACATTTTCATTAAGAAAGGCCTCGTCTTCTACACATTAATTAAACTTGATGATCCAATGATCATATATAACTCATGCAGAAATATAATACTTTTGGTATATATAGGTCAAGATCCAGGACAAAACgatcaagaaataaaattaattaattaggggGAAAAGTAGAACAAAgattctagggttttctttttaggtGATGATCAAGCtgcttatatttaattaaaataaataattaccaGGATTTCCAGGgagatttctcttcttcttaacaaGAGGAGGATTGATGAGGGATTCATCATGATCCAGAGTAGTTGATGAGCTCTGAGCAAAGCCTGATCCACTAGAGATTGTTTGAAGAACTTCACCTGTCGTCATGTCACCTTCTGGGTTCTTGACTTATTTGGAAGAGAAATTAAAAGTATGTTTTTGTATATagctgagagagagatagagagagagatgggaagGAGACAAAAGAGTAATATAAGAAAAGGATTAGTGATACTAAGAAATCTGCAAGTTAACTATGAatgagagaaggaaaaaaacaacaaagacaaagatAGATTGGGTTCTCCACTTATATATGGCTTTTGTCTTAACCTATACCACTCTATATTAGTTCCTATATATCAATGTGTGTGAGGGTGTCTACCTTGATCTGTTAAACTGTTGCAGccattttgattaaaataaaaggtTAAATTGTATTTTTCCCCCTCTTTATCAGATTATTTTAAGATGGCAAAGTCGATGGCGGTGGAAAATCATAAGCTGAAAGTGATAGCATCATAGCAAAAAAATTGCCATGCCTTGCAAGTTGCCATGCCTCTGCATTTGCAATTTCACTATCAATTATAAAATGTAGTATGAAACAAGTTGTTTGTTTGGTCTTCGTTTTATGTcattactagattaggacccgtgctagaaCACGGgttgaaatcttttttatttatactataattttagaataaaatataatttatatgattgtttttaaaaattttttttggataaaacattatgcaataaaattatatgctaaatatgagaTTTGAATTCTACATTTTGAAAGATACTtaacatgaaaaaaatgaacttAAAAGTAACAGCTTGCCTCGAATTTGGAagaaataaatcaatttaataaacaaaaaataaggattAATATTGATGTTGTATGATGCATAAATATGCAATTAGCCGTTTGagtaggcttttttttttttttgaactaactactagttaattttttttttttttttgaattttgatgtgGTAGTGCGTTATGACACATCGAAGGTTTGATATTTCTGCCTTTTCTATTTAGAATGATGATCCCGTTATTTGTGTTgccttttcttctccatttttttctgtCCAATAATTACTTACTTTTTGTTCCTATTGCTCATGTTAACTTATAGttcctattttcttttcttactaaTATAAGATTTTCTGTACTCGTAAATTTACCTAAAATGAATAATGTTTACAAACCAATATACATCTATAGTTACACTAAAATACAATCACtttatccaaaaatcaaaataaaatcataaaattatatgatttatgaatTGTACTAATGTTTCCATGTTAGAATAACTAAAGACTGCTGATTTTGAaggttatatataaacaacttaacattaaaagtaaaatgaaaaatgaaaaaaggcttatttaatttttacatattgCTTAGGTTTATTAATTAGTGAGTGATTATAAAGAAATTATAACTATTTtgatcactattttttttttttggggtgcaAAGATCACTATTTTCTTTGCAAGGATTGgattgacttaaaaaaaaacacaggcAACTGGATCAATCCCATCCATCAGATGTATCATATATGTAGATATAGTCATtcatatgaatcaaaattattCATCAGTATATATGAAAGAAGTAAAACAGATCCTACGGCGTTGGTTAAATCTCTTGTTTGTCGAACAAAGCCTGCGATGCACGTGTACCATGCACGTGCTCTTTAGGTATAGTCCAACAACATACGACAAAAAATACCTAAGATACATTTAGACATTCATTAAGAGTTCACTCGACAGTAAAATCGAACTTTTCTTTATGACGAAAGTGATTTTATTACTACGATGAAGTTAGCTGAAATCAAACTCTTCTGATCATATAATTCTTAGATTGATTTCGCTacctatatatttatattatctcttcattaacatttttttttgtaatgaatatttgtttttggatttgagaaaatattggCAATTATTGAAAACGGTAgataaatgtataatttttcttgcttttttttcttacaataattttttttcttgctttttctaTGAtaaattttctccttttttccaCCTCTTTTTCTTTAAGAAAGTGAGTCAAGTGACAAAGcgtatttttcttttggaaaaaagtatatacatatacataagaATATATTGGTCACAAATCTTTGCGAAATTCATTTACATCTCATGCTATATGTAAATCATTGTCTTCTGGAATATCATCAATCTGAACTTCTAGTTTACATTAATCATCATTACATATTGAATTATTGACAGTCATGCCAATTCCTAAGCTGTATTTtatcttattcttctttttgttaattaatcaACTCTACATCTCTAACTTGAGATATAATCTCTTTGTACATGGTAACATGAACACGGTTTTAATGAAACAATTTTATTGNNNNNNNNNNNNNNNNNNNNNNNNNNNNNNNNNNNNNNNNNNNNNNNNNNNNNNNNNNNNNNNNNNNNNNNNNNNNNNNNNNNCCCCCCCGTTAGGAGGTCAATATTGCAACTGatgcatgatttttttttcattcatatcGATCatctaacaaataaaaattaattaactatatCTACGTAGTTTAGTCTTGCCCTAAGCTAAGACGTGAAATTTTCATCGTTTAACTAGAAAGGAATAAAGGTGAGACATAGAACTGACAAAAGGCAGGTAAGGTTTTGGAAGTCGACTGCTTGTGGGCTGACTTACTTAACAATTCTTTTTGAGTACAATTAAACTTTAATCATAATGTAATGATGTTTTTAAGAGTGTCCTTTTTGTGTTAAAAACtggtaaacttttttttattatttaagttttggatttttcttcttGAACTCTGGTGGCACCAGAATATTCTCCCACAAATTTCAAGACCTTATAATGTATAGTATtgttcacatatataaaaagatgtCAAGACAGATAAGTaatcagtatatatattttggctCGGAAAAATTATGAAGATTAAATTAAACTTGTGTGTGTGcatttatagtttataaaaaaaccaaaactgacCGTGGAGGATTGAGAGTACTCacggttttatgattttatctcCTAAGAagttaaatgaaaataaatagaaatagatAATATTGCAAAGCAAGACAAGATGTGGATCTAGAGGGTACATTACAGATATACCACATGCTCTTGGTTCATAATAAAGTAGaagaatatatacttttttgcaGATGCATTATTAGGTTAAAACGCAGAGATATCCCTATTTAACtaacatatataatcatatatatatatatatatatacaatttaccAACCTTGCAATAGAGAAATTAATGCGTATGTATATGtatcatatatacataaatacataCGGCTAACTAGTATTTCAAAAAACAGCGTTTTTAGAATCTCTAGTTCGATTTTTGAATGGAAAGGGAGTGTCCACTTCTCGAAATGGCTCCAAAATACGCTAGAACTTCCTCAAACTAAAAAGAAACTATATCATACGGCTAGTTATAGCTATAGCTAGCGGTCATTAAATTTCAGGCTAGTGCGAATTTGTTTTAAGGTTTGACTCATAGTCTAGAATTAGGGTTCAAAGTTAAGGGGTcgtatgagtatatatatagacgagTATAAAGTAAGTATAAATGGACAATGTTGCGATCAATAAACGACATCTCAAAGAAGACAAATAATAGATTCATGGCATTAAAATTTGGcgatatatatcatataaataagataCGATTAGAGTTAAAAGTATACATATGTCATTTAGTGAATGATAATGGCGTTCTTGTGTTTACTCATATAGTGACCAATCCAATACATAAGGTCAATCACTATAGACAATACTTACAAGACAAAAAACCATTTTGTTTCTTGACTTTTCTATTACCAATATATATCCTaaagtaattaataaaactgaatattgcttgctaaaaaattaatataggaAGACCACCGATCAAGGGTGATTATATGAACGTAACTACATGTGGTTTTATACATTAAATACATTAGCTGGTcttattttgtatgattttcaAGGAATTTTTCGATTATATAGCTCACATGATTTTTGAACAAGAATTCGAGATGAATTAACGTTATATATTGATTACTTGAAATATGTTAATTGTTGCTATACATAGCAGCTTGGAAATCAGAGACCAAAGAATACACCGCAATTCAGCTAATAAATAAGCGACAGTTTGAATGGGTGAACGCTTATgttcatttatgtttttagcCAAAACACTACAACAAGAAGTAgaactataaaataaatctcaaagtcacatgtttttttttttttttttttggttttgtgtgagTTGAGAACCTGCTCCTTTGGTTCCTGAATAAGGGAATATAACACGATCACTAAATAAATACGATAGTCGTAATTTCttatgttagaaaaaaaaatgtatatatatatattttagcaaGTAGATATGTAGAGGGTCTATATAAGCTGTTAACTTTTCCATGCAACTTCGTGTGAAAAATGAAATGGGACCTTAATTAAGATTCTCTTTCATGGGTTATAAAAGTAACTAAAAGATAAAGTCACACTCTCCAACCTTTTCCACAAAGTTGATAGATGATACTCGGTCTATCCATTATATAGTTAGTGCTAATAGAGAAATAGATAGTATTATCTCTAAAAATATAAGTAGTTGTTAACTGTCACacacataattaaatatttcattttgcCATTATATATACTCAGAAGTCAGAATAATTTAATATCGTATTGAAAATCTCCATTGTTTAGATTTCTTAGTTAAATATACTGCTCACAGtcgaaaaaataatataataacgATTTCTTATTTTCCCTCACTGTCAATTTGAATCATTGAGTGAagtgaataataaaataagacatTGACgttaataatactatatatacatatggaTGGAACAACAACAGATAGAATAGAAAAGACAAGTTATATAATATCGGACCTTATCAAATATGGTCAGACTTTGGTCCACTTTGATCCATTCCATAGTTGTATTTCTTTTCTGGCATCCAACTTGATCCCTTAATTCATGGCTCGTAAAAgcatatattaaaacataaactgTGATATGAAGCTTTGTGCCAAAGCGTTTCCCAAATGCTTGAAACATTGTAAATGTCATGCTTGCAATCACCAATCTTTCCCAAGAAAAAGACTATAATAAGCTTTCATGCCAATCGTAggaacatttctttttttttcttacatgaATATCTTTGCCTTTCTAGTTAAAAAAAAGACTTGGAGTGGGCCAAAAAAAACCGCAACTAGATAAACCAAATTTTCacgtaaataaaaaaattatagttttaatattatatatacttattacCAAACTCGATATacatctttttaataataattgtaacaatagataaaacatcatttatttatatgttaaaacttaaaagttagTTATTAAACTAAAAAGAGCACCAAACAACCAAtggttttatacttttatataacaattgaaaaaccaaaaaaaattgaatcaaaaccAAACGGTATTGGTCTTGTCCACCCCTAGTCCAAACTAAACGTTCTAAATTGCACCATCACTAAAGAAGAACATCCAAATGAACACTTTAAAATGGAAGCCTCATCTCCAAGTCTCGAAATACTGTTTTCAGAATGCCTAAATACCCACAGGAACTAGAAGAACAACTCTTTCCACTAGAAAGAAAGACACAATGATCAAATCTTCAATGCATtcgtgaaagaaaaaaaaatgtttagggTGTAAGATAATGGGCTTTATGGCCCAATTATAGTTGATCAGAAATGATGTCGTATTTATCGAATCTCgattgtttctgtttcttcttcttcttcgtcgctCAGCGCCGTGTTCTTTACTCTCCTTCTCAAATTCCTCAAAATCAAAAGCTACTTCAATCTTCCTTTAGTTCGTTTCTACAGGTAAGTTTTGTTTGATCTAAcatttaaaagaacaaaacctaGCTATGATCATTCTATTGTGATTCCTTTTGGCTTTTGCTTAGATTAGtctttgaatattttgattGGGAATCGAACTTTACCGATGATGTGTTGTcgtagaaaccctaattttggtTCAGTTTCTCAATTTGCAATTTCTCAGAAANNNNNNNNNNNNNNNNNNNNNNNNNNNNNNNNNNNNNNNNNNNNNNNNNNNNNNNNNNNNNNNNNNNNNNNNNNNNNNNNNNNNNNNNNNNNNNNNNNNNNNNNNNNNNNNNNNNNNNNNNNNNNNNNNNNNNNNNNNNNNNNNNNNNNNNNNNNNNNNNNNNNNNNNNNNNNNNNNNNNNNNNNNNNNNNNNNNNNNNNNNNNNNNNNNNNNNNNNNNNNNNNNNNNNNNNNNNNNNNNNNNNNNNNNNNNNNNNNNNNNNNNNNNNNNNNNNNNNNNNNNNNNNNNNNNNNNNNTCACTGGCTAAATCCAAAAGAGCTCATACTCAACACCACAACAAGAAATCGCATTCGGTTCATAAGCCGAAAGGTCCCGTAGTTTCAGAGAAGAATCAGGAGAAGCTTCAAGGAAACCAAACCAAGACTCCGGTTCAATCTCGACGAGTCTCTGCCCTCCCTTCGAATTGGGATcggtatgatgatgatgagcttgATGCAGCTGAGGATTCGTCTATAAACCAAACTACTACGGATGTTACAATACCAAAAAGCAAAGGAGCTGATTATTTGCATTTGTTATGTGAAGCTCAAGCTGAGTCTCAATCTAAGATTGATGTCAGTTCAGATTGTTTATCATCGTTAGACGATCTTTTGCACGGTATGGTATCGAAATTGGAACAtgtttgtttgtctttgttCCTGTTTGTTGTTGGCACAAAGTATTCAAATGTATGAATTGTTGCAGATGAATTTAGTCGTGTTGTTGGATCTATGATCTCGGCTAGAAGGGAAGGTATACTTTCATGGATGGAAGATGATAACTTTGTTGTGGAAGAAGACGGATCAGCTTCATATCAGGAGGTAATGTTActcttgttttctcggtttagcaCTGTCGTTAACTTGCTAATTTGTCTCACTCTTGCTTCGACGACTTTTCTTA
It encodes the following:
- the LOC104725026 gene encoding zinc finger protein NUTCRACKER-like, translating into MGTLIPPLQPFVPLPQTNQNHHHQHFQPPPASSSSLSLWMGQDMAPPQPQPQDYDWVFGNAKAAASECIDNNNNHDELITQTANASSTTTTTLSVPSLFSNDQSQNANVNANANMSATALLQKAAEIGASSMTTAATNDPSTYLHSFPLKSSDQTTTYDAGEKFFALFGSNNNIGLMSHSLDQETENARNDVTVASAMDELQNNPWKRRRVDGGGEGGGGQTRDFLGVGVQTLCHPSSINGWI